A DNA window from Candidatus Saccharibacteria bacterium oral taxon 955 contains the following coding sequences:
- a CDS encoding isoleucine--tRNA ligase, producing the protein MKFQANSRRRALEYEKDWAKRWSKDKTFEKSVKQRPADRQWVFYDGPPFLTGTPHHGHLLVSTVKDAMGRFHTMRGQRVERRWGWDCHGLPAEVFVEKQLGIANKKEIGTKISIEDYVRECRTAMVKTGTEWEDTIDRLGRWVEFKGAYKTMDKEFMESVWWAFKTLYEKGKIYEGEKILVYCTKDATPISKSEVAMENSYQMDTDPSVFVYFKLEDCDEYMLAWTTTPWTLPANTSVAINPEAEYSLIEYGDKKFYVASKALSRVMQDAKHQPLDYTVIKRIKGGELIGRRYEPLFINRGPEAHRVLRAEFVTTDDGTGIVHQAPAYGEDDYELCKANGVPVESIVDGNGNYTEGPWLGRNIWEVNKEIAKSLVEEGRALKIEYIRHEYPHCHRCGTKLMYRAHPSWFMDIQSQKDEMLKANEETRWTPDNLRTGRFKNIIEQAPDWNLSRDRYWATPIPVWKGVRNDGTELVKVIGSYKEFAELTGRELDDYHLPEVINVTFELDGVTMRHIGKVLDCWFESGSMPFAQFHYPFENKEKFEKSFPADFIIEAIDQTRGWFYSLMAVNVGLFGRAPWKNLICTGFINAADGKKMSKKLKNYTDPMELMDQYSADSFRMLMLSSPLTNGENFALVDKDVGNIARKLSMIWNMYDFFTMYAEVDGWEFDSKRPFTLYPDDLSNPLDKWIVSRVHELAGEIDRHMEAYDLQGATRPIVPFLDDASNWYVRRSRRRFWKSEDDNDKSDAYRTLHYVLLKLSVILAPFVPFLAEELYQKLGGGEESVHLLSWPTNYAVDESEIERMRIAREIINEGLSQRASVGIKVRQPIPSLTYTYKKLDSYYEQIIAEEVNVKQVAHRCSDDCEVQLDVTLTPELKREGLAREVVRFVQNARKSAGLNVDDRIELSLTTDDDELTQAIDEHAGAIRQETLAIILDSIKDGYEVVALVEGKSLNITLKKA; encoded by the coding sequence ATGAAATTCCAAGCTAATAGCCGACGACGAGCACTTGAGTATGAAAAGGACTGGGCAAAGAGGTGGTCAAAAGACAAAACTTTTGAAAAGTCCGTGAAACAACGTCCAGCCGACAGGCAATGGGTGTTTTATGATGGGCCACCGTTTTTGACAGGTACGCCGCATCACGGACATCTACTCGTCAGCACGGTAAAAGATGCGATGGGGCGATTCCATACGATGCGCGGTCAGCGTGTCGAGCGTCGCTGGGGTTGGGACTGCCATGGTTTGCCTGCGGAGGTGTTTGTTGAAAAGCAACTAGGAATTGCCAATAAGAAAGAAATTGGCACAAAGATTAGTATAGAAGATTATGTTCGCGAATGTCGCACGGCGATGGTCAAAACTGGCACTGAGTGGGAGGACACGATCGATCGTCTTGGTCGTTGGGTAGAGTTCAAGGGCGCATATAAGACTATGGACAAAGAGTTCATGGAAAGTGTTTGGTGGGCGTTTAAGACGCTTTATGAAAAAGGAAAAATCTACGAAGGGGAGAAGATTCTAGTTTATTGCACAAAAGACGCAACACCGATTAGTAAATCTGAAGTAGCGATGGAGAATAGCTACCAAATGGATACTGATCCGAGTGTTTTTGTCTACTTCAAGCTAGAGGATTGTGATGAGTACATGCTTGCCTGGACAACTACACCATGGACGCTTCCAGCAAACACGTCGGTGGCAATTAATCCTGAGGCAGAGTACTCCCTGATTGAGTATGGCGACAAGAAGTTTTATGTAGCAAGCAAGGCGCTGAGCCGTGTTATGCAGGATGCCAAGCACCAACCGCTTGACTACACGGTGATCAAAAGAATCAAAGGTGGCGAGCTTATTGGCCGGCGTTATGAACCCCTATTCATCAATCGTGGCCCAGAGGCGCACCGTGTGCTAAGAGCTGAGTTTGTCACAACCGATGACGGTACAGGAATCGTTCACCAAGCCCCAGCCTATGGTGAGGATGACTATGAACTATGCAAAGCTAACGGAGTGCCAGTAGAGTCAATCGTTGACGGTAACGGGAATTATACGGAGGGCCCATGGCTAGGGAGAAATATCTGGGAGGTTAATAAGGAAATCGCCAAGTCGCTCGTCGAGGAGGGTCGTGCTCTTAAGATCGAATATATTCGCCACGAGTATCCGCACTGTCATCGTTGTGGTACCAAGCTCATGTATAGGGCACACCCAAGCTGGTTCATGGATATCCAGAGCCAGAAAGACGAGATGCTAAAGGCTAACGAAGAAACGCGCTGGACACCGGATAATTTACGGACTGGACGATTCAAAAATATTATTGAACAGGCACCAGACTGGAATCTGTCCCGCGATCGCTATTGGGCGACACCAATTCCAGTATGGAAGGGCGTGAGAAATGATGGCACCGAATTGGTGAAGGTAATTGGTAGTTATAAAGAGTTTGCGGAGCTAACTGGCAGAGAGCTAGATGACTATCACTTACCAGAGGTGATAAATGTAACATTTGAGCTAGATGGTGTGACAATGCGTCATATTGGTAAGGTGCTTGACTGTTGGTTTGAGAGTGGATCTATGCCGTTTGCGCAGTTCCACTATCCTTTTGAAAATAAGGAGAAATTTGAGAAGAGTTTTCCGGCCGACTTTATTATTGAGGCGATTGATCAAACGCGCGGTTGGTTCTATAGTCTGATGGCGGTAAATGTTGGTTTGTTTGGTAGGGCACCATGGAAGAACCTTATCTGTACAGGTTTCATCAACGCGGCTGATGGCAAAAAAATGAGTAAAAAGCTGAAAAACTACACTGACCCGATGGAGTTGATGGATCAGTATTCGGCAGATAGTTTTCGCATGCTTATGCTGTCTAGCCCGCTGACAAATGGTGAGAATTTTGCGCTTGTTGATAAAGATGTCGGTAATATAGCCCGTAAGCTCAGTATGATTTGGAATATGTATGATTTCTTTACGATGTACGCAGAGGTAGACGGCTGGGAGTTTGACTCAAAACGTCCGTTTACTCTTTACCCAGATGATCTGAGCAACCCACTTGATAAATGGATTGTCAGTCGCGTGCATGAGCTGGCTGGAGAGATCGATCGACACATGGAGGCGTATGACCTGCAGGGAGCGACGCGTCCGATTGTGCCGTTTCTAGATGACGCTTCAAACTGGTATGTTCGTCGTAGTCGTCGTCGATTTTGGAAGTCTGAGGACGACAATGATAAAAGTGACGCCTACCGCACGCTTCACTATGTCTTGCTGAAGCTATCGGTTATATTAGCGCCTTTTGTCCCATTTTTGGCAGAGGAGCTATATCAGAAGTTGGGCGGCGGAGAAGAGTCAGTGCACTTGTTGAGTTGGCCGACTAACTACGCGGTTGACGAGAGTGAAATTGAGCGGATGCGAATTGCTCGTGAGATTATTAACGAAGGCTTGAGCCAGCGTGCTAGTGTTGGTATCAAGGTCCGCCAGCCAATTCCGTCATTGACTTATACATACAAAAAGCTTGATAGCTACTATGAGCAAATTATCGCTGAAGAGGTTAATGTCAAGCAGGTTGCACATAGGTGTTCTGATGATTGCGAGGTCCAGCTAGATGTGACTTTGACTCCAGAGTTAAAGCGAGAAGGTCTAGCTCGTGAGGTGGTTCGTTTTGTCCAAAATGCTCGTAAGTCTGCCGGACTGAATGTTGATGATCGTATTGAACTGTCGCTCACGACTGACGACGATGAGTTGACTCAGGCAATTGATGAGCATGCGGGGGCTATAAGGCAGGAGACGCTCGCAATAATTCTCGATAGCATAAAAGATGGGTATGAGGTGGTCGCTCTAGTGGAGGGTAAGTCGCTTAACATCACCCTAAAAAAAGCATAA
- a CDS encoding AAA family ATPase, producing MTHIIAVTNQKGGVGKTTSSINIAYYLSKFGNRTLLIDFDPQGNATSGLGIDKQGLDFTMAEVILGKKKLAEVIVDTEFKNLRIAPATPTLANTEVELAQAEHRFSRLKYAVQALQTEYDYIIIDCPPSLSLLTVNALIVARYVLLPVQAEFYALEGLGQLLETMKLVRQKLNPTLDLVGVLATMVDNRTSLSGQVLAEIQKHFPGKVFQNTIPRNVRLAEAPSHGLPIGVYDRFSKGARAYKAVAKEVTERVS from the coding sequence ATGACCCATATCATTGCTGTCACAAACCAAAAAGGTGGCGTTGGTAAGACGACGTCATCTATCAACATAGCTTATTATCTGTCAAAGTTTGGAAATCGCACGCTACTAATCGACTTTGATCCGCAAGGTAATGCTACAAGTGGGCTTGGTATAGATAAGCAGGGCCTTGATTTTACGATGGCGGAAGTTATTTTAGGCAAGAAGAAGTTAGCCGAGGTAATTGTTGATACCGAATTTAAGAACCTACGAATCGCGCCAGCTACACCAACACTGGCCAACACTGAGGTGGAGTTGGCGCAGGCTGAACATCGGTTTAGTCGCCTAAAGTATGCGGTTCAGGCGCTACAAACAGAGTATGACTATATTATTATTGACTGTCCGCCGAGCCTTAGTCTCTTGACGGTTAACGCGCTAATCGTAGCTAGATACGTGCTCCTGCCAGTTCAGGCAGAGTTTTATGCTCTTGAAGGGCTTGGGCAGCTGCTTGAAACGATGAAATTAGTGCGCCAGAAGCTCAATCCAACACTCGATCTCGTCGGCGTGCTTGCAACGATGGTTGATAATCGTACGTCTCTGTCTGGTCAGGTACTGGCTGAGATCCAGAAGCATTTTCCTGGTAAGGTATTTCAAAATACAATCCCTCGTAACGTTAGGTTGGCAGAGGCGCCTAGCCATGGACTGCCGATTGGGGTGTATGATCGGTTTAGTAAGGGGGCGAGAGCCTACAAAGCAGTCGCAAAGGAGGTAACTGAACGTGTCAGCTAA
- a CDS encoding vitamin K epoxide reductase yields the protein MPRKTEITDKQRRTIYSILLAGSLLGTLASLVLSHEAIVLAREANAVLSCDLNSVVSCGAVARHASAYIFGIPNSFIGMLAMPVFVTIAVAGISGTIFPRWFLKAAQLGAIFSLLCLGWMFYMSYVVIGALCPWCLVMDVAFLLIVYALIRYNALTDNLCLKGRVEVFIKNIVQKNYDAFIFLSIAVLAISAIILKYGSQLF from the coding sequence ATGCCTCGCAAAACTGAGATTACTGACAAGCAGCGAAGAACTATATATAGTATATTGCTGGCTGGAAGCCTTTTGGGGACACTTGCGTCACTTGTACTGTCGCACGAGGCCATAGTTTTGGCGCGTGAGGCAAACGCTGTACTTAGCTGTGATCTTAATTCGGTAGTAAGTTGTGGCGCGGTAGCGAGGCATGCATCGGCATATATTTTCGGGATTCCAAACAGTTTCATCGGTATGCTAGCTATGCCAGTATTTGTGACGATTGCAGTGGCCGGGATTAGTGGGACTATTTTCCCACGATGGTTCCTGAAGGCGGCGCAACTGGGGGCGATATTTAGTTTGCTGTGTTTGGGCTGGATGTTCTACATGAGTTACGTTGTTATTGGGGCGCTTTGCCCGTGGTGTTTGGTGATGGATGTCGCCTTTTTGCTGATTGTATATGCTTTGATTCGCTATAACGCACTAACCGATAATCTATGCCTTAAGGGTCGTGTTGAGGTGTTTATAAAAAATATAGTTCAGAAAAATTACGATGCGTTTATATTTTTATCAATTGCCGTACTCGCTATATCGGCGATTATCCTGAAATACGGAAGTCAGCTTTTTTAG
- a CDS encoding PspC domain-containing protein, protein MKKLYRSRKDRKIAGVCGGIGEYLGIDPTILRVIFLVCWAAVLYFLLCLVIPEEGK, encoded by the coding sequence ATGAAGAAGTTGTATCGTAGTCGAAAAGATAGAAAAATTGCTGGTGTTTGTGGTGGAATTGGTGAATACCTCGGAATTGATCCGACAATACTGCGTGTTATATTCCTTGTTTGCTGGGCGGCGGTGTTATACTTTCTGCTGTGTCTAGTGATACCAGAAGAGGGTAAATAG
- the ftsZ gene encoding cell division protein FtsZ, which produces MPEVKPSEIQTFASIKVVGVGGAGGSAVNRMKDAGLVGVQFIAMNTDAQALHNSKADIKIHLGHNTTNGLGAGADPSVGEAAARESIDEIRDAIEGADMVFVTIGAGGGTGSGAGHVVAEVARDLGILCVGVATKPFSFEGEKRRTNAEWAIAQLGKQVDTLITIPNDRLLQTIDRRTPLLETFKIADDVLRQGVQGISELITEHGLINLDFADVKAIMSNAGSALMGIGRASGDGRAAQAAQQAIESPLIEVSIDGAKGVLFNVTGGYDMSMSEIQEAAEIITSAVSPDANIIFGATLKPELEDELIITVIATGFDSAYFHQQAAEFDKTSDEEKHIDTIDNAVQSIDMDLSHTEAAEHFASETTNDIWNQPTEDEDDDTPAFLRRRKKHNSTDEL; this is translated from the coding sequence ATGCCAGAAGTAAAACCGAGTGAAATTCAGACATTCGCTAGCATCAAGGTTGTTGGTGTCGGCGGTGCGGGTGGCTCTGCTGTTAACCGTATGAAAGACGCTGGTCTTGTCGGCGTTCAGTTTATTGCAATGAATACCGATGCCCAGGCGCTCCACAACTCCAAGGCAGACATCAAAATCCATCTAGGACACAATACAACAAACGGTCTCGGTGCCGGTGCCGACCCTAGTGTTGGCGAGGCTGCTGCGCGTGAATCGATTGATGAGATTCGTGACGCAATTGAAGGTGCTGATATGGTGTTTGTGACGATCGGTGCTGGTGGTGGCACGGGCTCTGGGGCTGGTCACGTAGTTGCTGAAGTAGCTCGCGATCTAGGCATCCTTTGCGTTGGAGTCGCAACCAAGCCATTTAGTTTCGAAGGAGAGAAGCGTCGAACTAATGCTGAGTGGGCGATTGCACAGCTTGGTAAGCAAGTCGATACACTTATCACAATCCCGAATGACCGCCTGCTTCAGACGATCGATCGACGTACGCCCCTTCTAGAGACTTTCAAGATTGCTGATGACGTCCTCCGTCAGGGCGTTCAGGGAATCTCTGAGCTTATTACTGAACATGGCTTGATTAACCTCGACTTTGCGGACGTCAAGGCAATTATGAGCAATGCTGGTAGTGCTCTAATGGGTATTGGGCGAGCTAGCGGAGATGGTCGCGCAGCACAAGCTGCCCAGCAGGCGATTGAGAGTCCGTTGATCGAGGTTTCGATTGATGGAGCAAAGGGTGTCCTTTTCAATGTAACTGGTGGCTACGACATGAGTATGTCTGAGATTCAAGAGGCGGCAGAGATTATCACGAGTGCAGTTTCTCCAGATGCAAACATTATCTTTGGTGCTACGCTCAAGCCTGAACTTGAGGATGAGCTGATTATCACAGTAATTGCTACGGGGTTTGATAGCGCCTACTTCCATCAGCAGGCGGCAGAGTTTGACAAGACGTCTGATGAGGAGAAGCATATAGACACAATCGATAACGCCGTTCAGTCGATTGATATGGATCTTAGTCACACTGAAGCGGCGGAGCATTTTGCTAGCGAGACGACCAATGATATCTGGAATCAGCCTACCGAAGATGAGGATGATGATACGCCAGCATTCCTGCGTCGTCGCAAAAAGCATAATTCAACAGATGAGCTTTAA
- a CDS encoding AAA family ATPase: MILLFGPTGAGKSMQGQMLAVRQGWKWLSTGEMLRQSTDPEVIETLKSGELVSDELTYHVFESAVQDARDKKYPNIIIDGFPRTKEQAAWLDQYMEEMNEKIDVVVVLEVPEAEIMARLEKRHRMEDTPETIARRMTIYRQKMYPVLGTFAEAGVKIVHLDGTGTAGEVHDRIFDEVTAACQG, from the coding sequence ATGATTCTTTTGTTTGGTCCAACAGGTGCAGGAAAAAGCATGCAGGGTCAAATGTTGGCCGTCCGACAGGGCTGGAAGTGGCTTTCTACCGGAGAGATGCTTCGACAGAGCACTGACCCGGAGGTGATAGAAACTCTCAAATCGGGCGAGCTCGTTAGCGACGAGCTTACCTATCATGTATTTGAGTCGGCTGTTCAGGATGCGCGTGATAAGAAATACCCAAATATAATTATCGACGGATTTCCTCGCACCAAAGAGCAGGCGGCGTGGCTTGACCAATATATGGAGGAGATGAACGAGAAAATTGACGTCGTTGTCGTACTTGAAGTACCTGAGGCAGAGATTATGGCGCGTCTCGAAAAGCGCCATCGTATGGAGGACACGCCAGAGACAATTGCAAGGCGCATGACTATCTACCGACAAAAAATGTATCCAGTGCTCGGCACTTTTGCTGAAGCAGGTGTAAAGATCGTTCATCTAGATGGTACTGGTACGGCAGGTGAGGTACACGACCGCATCTTTGACGAGGTTACTGCGGCATGTCAGGGCTAA
- the murI gene encoding glutamate racemase, with protein MANDRDCTDSLRLAARGVGGSPDLTIGVLDSGIGGLNVLRELVRILPNERYVYYADEKNAPYGEKPEGIVKSLVDDAVEFMVDLGVKAVVIACNTATSVAIDELRAKYSVPIIGMEPAIKPALMTDKRVLLMATPVTIRSGRLKKLLNKSGEADRVDLLEAPRLVEFAEASMFDSTEVKQYIRELLQGYDLSAYSSLVLGCSHFSFFKSVFRSIFPENIQIFDGSCGTADNLKAVLLRNSLCGNSGLSVEYCYSGEILCDKAEIKRLDRLCGISTEEGE; from the coding sequence ATGGCGAACGATAGAGATTGTACTGACAGCTTACGATTAGCCGCGCGGGGTGTTGGCGGCAGTCCTGATCTTACTATTGGAGTCCTAGACTCGGGTATTGGTGGGCTGAATGTTCTCAGAGAGCTAGTAAGGATACTACCCAACGAGAGATATGTGTATTATGCTGATGAAAAAAATGCTCCCTATGGTGAAAAACCCGAAGGGATAGTGAAATCACTTGTCGATGATGCAGTTGAATTTATGGTTGATCTTGGGGTGAAGGCCGTTGTGATTGCCTGCAACACAGCGACTAGCGTGGCTATAGACGAACTACGTGCAAAGTATAGCGTACCGATTATAGGTATGGAGCCAGCCATAAAGCCAGCTCTGATGACTGATAAAAGAGTGTTGCTGATGGCCACACCCGTAACCATAAGAAGTGGTAGGCTTAAAAAGCTACTTAATAAGTCGGGTGAAGCGGATAGGGTTGATCTACTAGAAGCACCAAGACTAGTAGAATTTGCAGAAGCTAGCATGTTTGATTCGACTGAAGTTAAGCAGTATATAAGAGAGTTGTTGCAAGGGTATGATCTGAGTGCTTACTCGTCGCTAGTTTTGGGTTGTTCGCACTTTTCGTTTTTTAAATCTGTTTTTCGCAGTATTTTTCCAGAGAATATACAGATTTTTGATGGTAGCTGTGGTACGGCAGATAATCTAAAGGCAGTGTTATTGAGAAATAGTTTATGTGGTAATTCTGGTTTGAGCGTTGAGTACTGTTATTCTGGTGAGATTTTGTGTGATAAAGCTGAAATTAAACGGTTAGATAGGCTCTGTGGAATATCAACAGAGGAGGGTGAATAG
- the ftsA gene encoding cell division protein FtsA — protein MQEQSRYAVGIDVGTTMIRCVVGHVDPATGTPTIVGVGQAPNTGMRKGTVANLSGPAHAIDQALLEAERMSGHQVDDATVSINGSHITSTKTDGMIAVGMADHEINDEDLGRIEEVATTGKLPANRKILEVVPFSYTLDGQGGIKDPIGMSGTRLEISANVISAMAPYVSNLQKAAEMATVSTNEIIPSATASAKAVLGESQIESGVAVIDIGGSTTGVAVFEEGDLQYVGVVPMGGINITNDLAIGLKTDPEVAEKVKLKYAVAVGHADNESVSIEQDKETLSFMTRDIDEIVEARLEEIFESVNRELKKAGRAGRLPSGVVLVGGTSNIKGIAEFAKKQLGVAARVGKATGFGGVADDIDKPQYATAVGLMLIDAERTAVSKNKQPSKGGGAIKGAGGIFSNFLKRFKS, from the coding sequence ATGCAAGAACAATCTCGATACGCAGTCGGAATTGATGTCGGTACAACGATGATTCGTTGTGTGGTGGGGCATGTCGATCCGGCGACTGGCACCCCAACGATTGTCGGTGTCGGGCAAGCTCCAAATACCGGTATGCGAAAAGGGACAGTGGCTAATCTGAGCGGTCCTGCACATGCTATCGATCAAGCACTTCTCGAAGCGGAGAGGATGAGCGGACATCAGGTAGATGATGCTACGGTTAGTATCAATGGTTCGCACATTACGAGTACAAAAACCGATGGAATGATTGCAGTTGGCATGGCCGATCACGAGATCAACGATGAAGATCTCGGGCGTATTGAAGAAGTGGCGACGACTGGAAAGCTGCCAGCAAATCGCAAGATTCTAGAGGTTGTGCCATTTAGCTACACCCTTGATGGCCAGGGTGGCATTAAAGACCCGATAGGAATGAGCGGAACTCGTCTAGAGATTAGTGCTAACGTTATATCAGCAATGGCGCCATATGTATCTAATCTACAAAAAGCTGCGGAAATGGCGACTGTATCTACCAATGAGATTATCCCATCTGCAACAGCGTCAGCAAAGGCAGTACTGGGTGAGTCGCAGATAGAGAGCGGTGTCGCGGTAATTGATATTGGTGGCTCCACGACGGGCGTAGCCGTGTTCGAGGAGGGCGATCTTCAGTATGTTGGTGTGGTCCCTATGGGGGGCATTAATATTACAAATGACCTTGCAATTGGACTTAAAACTGATCCAGAGGTTGCTGAGAAGGTCAAGCTCAAATATGCTGTAGCGGTCGGACATGCCGATAATGAGAGCGTGAGTATAGAGCAAGATAAAGAGACCTTGTCTTTCATGACGCGTGATATTGACGAGATTGTTGAAGCTCGTCTTGAGGAGATTTTTGAATCTGTTAATCGTGAGCTTAAGAAAGCTGGTCGGGCTGGCAGGCTGCCAAGCGGAGTTGTTCTAGTTGGTGGTACGTCAAACATCAAAGGTATTGCTGAGTTTGCCAAGAAGCAGCTCGGGGTGGCCGCTCGTGTGGGTAAGGCGACTGGTTTTGGTGGTGTTGCCGACGATATAGATAAGCCTCAGTATGCTACTGCTGTGGGTTTAATGCTAATTGATGCTGAGCGTACGGCGGTAAGCAAAAATAAGCAACCCAGCAAAGGGGGCGGTGCGATCAAGGGTGCCGGCGGTATATTTAGTAATTTCTTGAAGCGATTTAAATCCTAA
- the map gene encoding type I methionyl aminopeptidase, giving the protein MSGLITGEKTPEQMQAMREGGKILAQIFDDIRGYVRSGLTEQDIDKFVDTKIKEYGASATYKTSEVNFPGAICISTNDEIVHGVPSSYVLRKGDVVSFDLVITYKDMKTDSAFTMVVDEQPKGAVKHLLSATERSLYAGIDAIKGPVYTGDIGAAIERVLKDAKLGIVRELVGHGVGLKMHMPPDIPNYGRKGTGVLLKPGDTIAIEPMATLGGEGIIELDDGWTYATRDDSLAAHFEHTVLITESGAEIITKA; this is encoded by the coding sequence ATGTCAGGGCTAATCACTGGGGAGAAGACGCCTGAGCAGATGCAGGCAATGCGCGAGGGGGGCAAGATACTTGCTCAGATATTTGATGACATTAGAGGATATGTTCGATCTGGGCTGACCGAACAGGATATTGATAAATTTGTTGACACAAAGATCAAAGAGTATGGCGCAAGTGCTACATATAAGACTAGTGAAGTGAACTTCCCTGGTGCAATTTGTATCAGTACGAATGATGAGATTGTTCACGGGGTGCCTAGTAGTTACGTACTACGTAAGGGCGATGTAGTTAGTTTTGATCTGGTGATCACATACAAGGACATGAAGACTGATTCAGCATTTACGATGGTTGTCGATGAACAACCAAAGGGTGCAGTGAAGCATCTTCTTTCGGCAACAGAGCGTAGTCTGTACGCTGGGATTGATGCGATTAAAGGGCCGGTTTATACGGGAGATATCGGCGCGGCAATTGAAAGGGTGCTAAAAGACGCGAAACTAGGGATTGTTCGTGAGCTTGTTGGACACGGTGTAGGTCTCAAGATGCATATGCCACCCGATATACCAAACTATGGGCGCAAGGGGACTGGTGTTTTACTCAAGCCAGGTGACACAATTGCTATTGAGCCAATGGCAACTCTCGGTGGTGAGGGTATTATTGAGCTTGACGATGGTTGGACTTATGCTACGCGCGACGACAGTCTGGCGGCACACTTTGAGCACACCGTATTAATCACCGAAAGCGGTGCAGAAATTATCACTAAGGCGTAA
- the rplU gene encoding 50S ribosomal protein L21 has product MKAVVKIGGKQYLVAEKETLMVDLLPEGTKELDLDALLVIDGDKTIVGAPLVKGVKVKAKVVDEKVAGKKVRVIRYKSKKRVNTQTGHRQKYSRIQIASIK; this is encoded by the coding sequence ATGAAAGCAGTCGTGAAAATCGGTGGCAAGCAGTATCTGGTCGCCGAAAAAGAGACCCTCATGGTGGACCTCCTCCCTGAAGGCACAAAAGAGCTCGATCTCGACGCACTACTTGTGATTGATGGTGATAAGACGATAGTCGGTGCGCCACTGGTCAAGGGTGTCAAGGTGAAGGCCAAGGTGGTAGATGAAAAGGTTGCCGGCAAGAAAGTTCGGGTGATCCGCTATAAGTCAAAGAAGCGAGTCAATACACAGACAGGCCACCGCCAGAAATACAGTCGCATCCAGATCGCTTCGATCAAGTAA
- the nrdR gene encoding transcriptional repressor NrdR, whose translation MAHNYKIGDSRVLESRESADGITIRRRRETMDGKYRFTTYERIEHPNLAVIKQGGSRELFDREKLAGAIRRSVGKFFKSEIEIEEIINHVEERLYGLGENEIPSAQIGEFVLDELAAKNEVAYVRFASVFHKFKTLDDFVKILEQRRRG comes from the coding sequence ATGGCGCATAACTACAAAATAGGTGATAGTCGCGTCTTGGAGTCTCGTGAGTCGGCCGATGGCATTACGATTCGTCGGCGACGTGAGACGATGGATGGAAAATACCGATTTACTACCTATGAACGTATCGAACACCCTAACCTTGCCGTAATAAAACAAGGTGGATCTAGAGAATTGTTTGACCGAGAGAAGTTGGCTGGTGCAATTCGTCGTTCGGTTGGCAAGTTTTTTAAGTCTGAGATTGAAATCGAAGAGATTATAAATCACGTAGAAGAGCGTTTATACGGCCTAGGTGAAAATGAAATACCATCGGCTCAAATTGGAGAGTTCGTTCTCGATGAGCTCGCGGCGAAGAATGAAGTTGCTTATGTGCGGTTTGCCAGCGTGTTTCATAAGTTCAAAACACTTGACGATTTCGTGAAAATCCTTGAACAGCGCAGGAGGGGGTAG